The following DNA comes from Chryseobacterium gallinarum.
ATAATAAGTAAGATTTTCATACCGGGCCTGGTATGTATTTCCGGATTTCAGTTTTGGATGGTTAAAATATTTCTTTCCAATATCAGCACCCGCTTTTTTCCAGGCTATAGCTTGCATCTTGCCTTCAATGAATGGATTTTTACTTCCAAAATAAGCAATGGCATTCGTATATTTGTCGTAGATAGTATTGTTTTGAAGGTGTTCAATCTGAAAGCCTATCATGTAGGAATCCGGGTCAACTTCTTCACCATCCGACTCATAAGGACTTAAATAAGCAACTGCTTTCAGCTTGTGTATGGGGATCTGCTGAAGTGTATTTAACGCATAATTGAAAATATAAAGGAAATCATTTTCAGTCAGTTTCAGCGCATCCATCATCTTTTTCCTATGCTGGGCGTCAAGTTCCAGATATTGAATCTGTTCAAACGGAATATCCTTTTGTTTTTTTAAAGCACCTTCCTGTATCGGGTGCGGGTCGGTATAAATATCAGATACAGAGATAAAAACATCTGCCAACGCATCTTTTTCTGCAGAAGACATTACGGAGATACTGTAAATATGAAAATTACTGTAATCCATTGTATCTTCCTGAGTAACCAAAGGAGTGGCTTTGATGGAATCGTTGGCTGTTTTTACAGTTTCGGCAGCTGTTTTTTTATTGCCTTTCTGACAGCTGACAAGAGTCAGTTGGACAAGTAAAATACTTAGAGCAGTGTTGATCTTAATATGTTTTCGTAGCATGAAATATACGAGTGTTTAGTTAAGTTTGTAATAAGGGGCTGAAAAATATCTGCTGGGTTTGATATAGGCAGTTTTTCTGTCTGCATCAAAGATCCAGATAAATCTCCGGAGCATGTCTGCACCGAAATAGCTGACATTTTGTGTCTTTAAGTCACCTGCAAAGAAACCTACAGGAATATCTTTGAAAACAATATTTCCAAGTGTAAAAAAAGGGAGAATGGCTTGTTGGGTAATAATGCTTTGCCCGTGGGAATTTTTCAGCATCTTTTCTCCGGTTATTTTTAATTTTTTATCCAGCTCATTTTTTTCTGCAAAGTCATTACTGTATAAAATTCCTCCCGAATAGCCGGATTGCAATGCAAAATAAGCTTTTTGCCGGCGATTTCCATCTATGGTATTGTCTGCTGAAATATAAAAAGCGTCATGATCAAAAATGGTTGTAAGAGGTTGGAAGCCTTTCAGATCAGGCTCTTTGTCATAAATAACAAATTGGCTGTTATCATAATCAATTTTAAATGTTTTTCCTTCAAAAAGTCTTGTCCCGATCTTTCCGTCAGCTTCATGACCTGATAATTCATTATCAAAAAAGCGTACATTTTCCCAAGTTAAATTTCCGGTTTGTACAATGTTGTGATCGCTAACTTTTTCTTTATTAAAAATAATATGATCTGTTTTCCGCTGTCGTCCGGGGGACAGAGAGCCATCTTTCATGGCAATCTGAAACATCAGGTCAAGTGAGTCCTTTTTATTGACAAGGGTCTTTATAATGATATTATTATGTTTTGTAATCCGGAAGGGGATAGTTTGCTGAGCCTTCATCCCGAAAAATCCGGCAGAAAACAGCAGGAAAAGACATGTTTTTTTGAGCATTATGGTGATTCATGTTTAGAACTATAAAATTACCCATTCTCATTGGAACAGCAAATAAATAAATAGAATGGTAGAAAATTACTGAAGGCAGGATTCCTGGGGAAAGAAAGAATATGCAAAATGCATTTCACGATGGATCAACTAAAACTGGGAAATACTATCCTGAAAAAATAGTATTTTTAAACCAATGGAAATTATATATCAGAAAACCATACATACTCCACTGGGAGAGATGATAGCCTGTGCTGTAGAACAGGGTATCTGCCTGCTTGAATTTACAGACCGGAAAAATATTGAAAAGCAGATCCGTTCCTTATCAAAAGCTATAAAAGCAGAAATTATAGAACAGGAACACCCGCATTTTGAGCAGCTGGAAGCCGAACTGAAAGACTATTTTGAAGGAAAACGAAGCACTTTTGAGGTACCATTATATACAACAGGAACCGTGTTCCAGGAACAGGTATGGCAGTTGCTGCGTGAGATTCCGATGGGAGAAACAAGAACTTACAAACAGCAGTCCGAATTCCTGGGAAATCCCAAGGCCATCCGTGCAGTAGGAACAGCTAACGGGATTAACAAGATTGCTATTTTAATTCCGTGCCACCGGGTGATTGGTTCCAATGGTGAACTGGTAGGTTACGCAGGTGGTATCTGGAGAAAACAGAAACTGCTGGAGCTGGAGAAAGCAATTCTTTTTTAACCGCAGGTGCTGAATATTTTCAGCCTGCAATAAAATACTTGTTCATTTTTCGGTTGTATGTCCTGTAAGAATAGAGGTACTTTTGAAAAAAAAGAATAATGATCGGTTTCAAAAATTTATATCAAAATGAAGAGCCTCTATTATCAGGAAATGTATGGAATGTACAAAGTGCAAAGGCATACGAAAAAGCAGGCTATATTACTCTTAAAAACTCAGGTGTAAAAAGAATTACTTCCGGGGCATTCTTAACCAGGCCTGTTTATGGTGATCTGGAAAAAGCCGGTGAGATGATTACAGATAACAATAATTTTAATTTACTTTTCTGATCATGGAACTTACAGAAGAAATAATGTATCAGGCTTCCTATACAAAAGACCCTTCATTTGAAGGAGTTTTCTGGATGGGAGTGAAAACTACCGGAATTTTCTGCCGGCCGACCTGTACAGCACGTAAACCTAAATTTCAAAATGTAGAATTTTTTTCCAATACGAAAGACGCTCTATTGAAAGGGTATCGCCCCTGTAAAGTCTGCAAACCCCTTGAAAATCCTGACGTTACTCCTTTATATATTAAAGAATTGTTGCATGAAATTACCGCAGATCCTTCATTAAAGCTGAAAGATTATGATCTCGTTAAAAGAGGGTGGGAGCCAGCTACGGTCCGAAGATGGTTTCTGAAACATCACGGGATGACTTTTCAGGCTTTTCAGAGAATGTCTAAGCTGAATACGGCATTTAAAAAGATTCAGCAGGGAGAATCTGTTACAGGGGTAGCTTTTGAGGTGGGATATGAGAGCCTTAGTGGTTTCAATGAAAGTTTTAAAAATATTTTTGGGGTTTCTCCTAAAAATAATACAATGGAAAAAATCATTGATCTTAAAAGAATTGAAACCATACTGGGAACCATGATAGCCTGTGCTGATGAAAACGGAATATGCCTCCTGGAATTTTCTGACAGAAAGGCTCTTCCCACGGAACTTAAAAGTATATCCCGGTATTATAATGCCAATATCATACAGGGAGAGAACCCTCACTTTACCACTCTGGAAAAAGAACTTACCGAATATTTTGAAGGAAAAAGGAGCATTTTTACAGTTCCCCTTTCACCGGTGGGTACTGCATTTCAGAAGAAGGTATGGGAAATTCTGCAGGGTATTCCCTATGGATCAACGAGAAGCTATCAGGAACAGGCAGATATCTTAGGGAGTCCCCAATCTGTACGGGCTGTTGCCAATGCTAACGGCTTAAATAAAATATCCATTATCATTCCCTGCCACAGGGTAATTGGAAGCAATGGTCAGCTAACCGGTTATGGTGGCGGGATATGGAGAAAACAAAAATTATTGGAGCTGGAGAAAGCTATTTTGTTTTGATTTTTGTAATTTTAAACAAAAATTTACACGTGAAAAAATTATTAGCAGCAGTTTGCATTTCAGTATCGGCATTCAGTTTCGCACAGGATTATTCCGTACCGGCAGCAAGCCCGCGACAAAGAGTAGAGCAGCAGTTTTCAATGTCCAAGATCACGATCGACTACGGAAGACCGGGAGTAAAAGGACGTAAGATTTTCGGAGAGCTGGTTCCTTATGGACAAGTATGGAGAGCAGGGGCGAACTCATCTACGAAGATTACCTTCGGACAAGCCGTTAATTTTGGAGGAAAAACGGTTCAGGCAGGAACCTATGGATTATTCATTGTTCCGACAGAAAAAGAATGGAAAGTTATTCTGAATAAAGACTTTCAGCAATGGGGGGCTTATACCTATGACCCTAAACAAGACGTAGTAGATGTTACTGTACCTGTCAGTAAACTTGCAGACAAGCAGGAATGGTTTGAAATTACCCTGAACCCTACAGATGAAAACTCAGGAAACCTAGTGATCAAATGGGATACGGCTCAGGCGGAAGTTCCGTTAAAGCCATCAAAGTTAGATACCGTAATCAAGATTTCCGACAAGTTAAAAGAAATCAAGAAAATAGAATCAGATTCTACTAAAAAGAGCTAAATCATGAATTTTTCTGTTCAGCCCGTTTTAGAGAATGAAGAACTTCAATTAATCCCCTTACAGCAAGGGGATTTTGAATCTTTATATGAAGTGGCTTCTGATCCTGAAGTTTGGGAACAACATCCTAATAAAGACCGTTATAAGCGGGAAGTTTTTACAAACTTTTTTCAGGGAGCCATAGAAAGCAAGGGAGCCTTCAAAATTATTGAAAAAGCTACGGGAGATGTTCTGGGAAGCAGCCGTTATTATAATTTTGATGAGGATGACAACCATATTTTTATTGGCTATACTTTCTATGGGACGAAATCCTGGGGAAAAGGGATCAATCCGCAGGTTAAAAAGTTGATGCTGGAATATATCTTTCAGTTTGTAGATAAAGTTCACTTTCATATCGGAAAAGAGAATTTCAGATCACAGATTGCTTTGGAAAGGCTTGGAGGCAAAAAAATAGCGGAAGAAGAAGTGGCATATTTTGGAGAACCCACGAGAACTAATTTCGTGTATGAAATAAAAAAAGAAGATTGGTATGAAAAAATATAAAATCCAGCAATCCCCATTTATAGTTCCTGCCAGAGATGGAAAGCTGATTGAGGAACACTGGGGAAATTCTACCGGAAACTCTGATATTTCCATTGCCCATATGGTAGCACCTCCGGAATGGAGCGAGCCACACCAGACTCCGGAATTTGATGAATTTACCTATATTATTTCGGGAAAAAAACAATTTGAAATAGATGGAGAAATTGTAGTATTGGAAAAAGGCCATAGTATCCTCATTGAAAAGGGAGCCAGAATCCGGTACAGTAACCCGTTTTCAGAGCCTTGCGAATATCTTGCCATCTGCCTTCCCGCATTTTCTATGGAGTTGGTGAACAGGGAAGAAGAAGGAGTAGACTGAATAATTAATGAATACAATAAAATACAAAGCAAATCTGTCAATCAGCGGATTTGCTTTTTTATGGTAAAATGTCATGTAAAATTAAAACCCTTTGTTTTAAAGACTTAGTAGTAAAGCTGGTTATAGAAGTATATTATTGATACGGATTAATACTTGTTATTGTGAATTATTTTGTATGTTCGCGCGCTGAAATAATAAGGAAATTAATTATTTAAATATATGAAAAACAAACTATCAGTTGCATTATTATTGGGTATTACAGTTTCTATGACTTCCTGCGCTTCCATGTTCACAGGAACTA
Coding sequences within:
- a CDS encoding bifunctional transcriptional activator/DNA repair enzyme AdaA, with the translated sequence MELTEEIMYQASYTKDPSFEGVFWMGVKTTGIFCRPTCTARKPKFQNVEFFSNTKDALLKGYRPCKVCKPLENPDVTPLYIKELLHEITADPSLKLKDYDLVKRGWEPATVRRWFLKHHGMTFQAFQRMSKLNTAFKKIQQGESVTGVAFEVGYESLSGFNESFKNIFGVSPKNNTMEKIIDLKRIETILGTMIACADENGICLLEFSDRKALPTELKSISRYYNANIIQGENPHFTTLEKELTEYFEGKRSIFTVPLSPVGTAFQKKVWEILQGIPYGSTRSYQEQADILGSPQSVRAVANANGLNKISIIIPCHRVIGSNGQLTGYGGGIWRKQKLLELEKAILF
- a CDS encoding cupin domain-containing protein, coding for MKKYKIQQSPFIVPARDGKLIEEHWGNSTGNSDISIAHMVAPPEWSEPHQTPEFDEFTYIISGKKQFEIDGEIVVLEKGHSILIEKGARIRYSNPFSEPCEYLAICLPAFSMELVNREEEGVD
- a CDS encoding DUF2911 domain-containing protein; translated protein: MKKLLAAVCISVSAFSFAQDYSVPAASPRQRVEQQFSMSKITIDYGRPGVKGRKIFGELVPYGQVWRAGANSSTKITFGQAVNFGGKTVQAGTYGLFIVPTEKEWKVILNKDFQQWGAYTYDPKQDVVDVTVPVSKLADKQEWFEITLNPTDENSGNLVIKWDTAQAEVPLKPSKLDTVIKISDKLKEIKKIESDSTKKS
- a CDS encoding methylated-DNA--[protein]-cysteine S-methyltransferase, with amino-acid sequence MEIIYQKTIHTPLGEMIACAVEQGICLLEFTDRKNIEKQIRSLSKAIKAEIIEQEHPHFEQLEAELKDYFEGKRSTFEVPLYTTGTVFQEQVWQLLREIPMGETRTYKQQSEFLGNPKAIRAVGTANGINKIAILIPCHRVIGSNGELVGYAGGIWRKQKLLELEKAILF
- a CDS encoding GNAT family N-acetyltransferase; this translates as MNFSVQPVLENEELQLIPLQQGDFESLYEVASDPEVWEQHPNKDRYKREVFTNFFQGAIESKGAFKIIEKATGDVLGSSRYYNFDEDDNHIFIGYTFYGTKSWGKGINPQVKKLMLEYIFQFVDKVHFHIGKENFRSQIALERLGGKKIAEEEVAYFGEPTRTNFVYEIKKEDWYEKI